The following are encoded together in the Euzebyales bacterium genome:
- a CDS encoding VOC family protein — translation MVMGRPVVHFEIIGRDPARLRRYYGELFGWVFQTGDASTEAVSESGAYGFVDGATTGGINGGVGGGEAHVANVLFYVGVDDVEAALEEAERLGGTRQLGPAGTPGQLVVGQFTDPEGNLIGVAGVQ, via the coding sequence ACGACCGGTCGTGCACTTCGAGATCATCGGTAGGGATCCGGCGCGGCTTCGCCGTTACTACGGTGAGCTGTTCGGCTGGGTGTTCCAGACAGGTGATGCGTCAACCGAGGCGGTTTCCGAGTCGGGCGCTTACGGGTTCGTTGACGGGGCGACGACTGGCGGGATCAATGGTGGTGTCGGCGGGGGTGAGGCCCACGTGGCGAACGTCCTGTTCTACGTCGGGGTGGACGACGTCGAAGCCGCGCTGGAGGAGGCGGAGCGTCTGGGCGGAACCAGACAGCTGGGTCCGGCAGGGACACCCGGCCAGCTGGTGGTGGGCCAGTTCACCGATCCGGAGGGCAACCTCATCGGCGTCGCAGGTGTGCAGTGA